One window of Strigops habroptila isolate Jane chromosome Z, bStrHab1.2.pri, whole genome shotgun sequence genomic DNA carries:
- the LOC115601069 gene encoding Wilms tumor protein 1-interacting protein-like, with product MQVDWNEGDVERNQSPVGPPRAVAAVAGAGVGGGSAAIGAEGRERAPTSGTLARREPRPDGAGGRLLAGGSVSRVRVSRPRSTAAPAPSAANPAIASRCAPRCPVPPVPSRPLDSGLDGLPGARSPPWITPLPTSPAAAAASLGHAPSPQLQQWISFEPSCPYCAIDR from the exons ATGCAGGTGGATTGGAATGAAGGGGATGTGGAGAGGAACCAGAGCCCT GTGGGGCCGCCCCGGGCGGTGGCGGCGGTGGCGGGagcgggggtggggggggggagcgcGGCGATCGGCGCTGAGGGGAGGGAGCGGGCACCGACATCCGGGACCTTGGCTCGCCGGGAGCCGCGGCCGgacggggcgggcgggcggctgCTCGCAGGTGGGTCCGTGTCCCGGGTGCGTGTGTCCCGTCCCCGCTCCACCGCCGCCCCGGCTCCATCCGCAGCCAACCCCGCCATAGCCTCCCGGTGTGCGCCCCGCTGCCCCGTCCCgcccgtcccgtcccgccccCTGGATTCCGGTTTAGACG GTCTGCCTGGCGCAAGATCTCCCCCCTGGATAACCCCGCTTCCAACCTccccggcggcggcagcagcgagCCTCGGCCATGCG CCCTCGCCGCAGCTCCAGCAGTGGATTTCCTTCGAGCCCTCCTGCCCATATTGTGCTATTGATCGCTGA